The following proteins come from a genomic window of Elusimicrobiota bacterium:
- a CDS encoding efflux RND transporter permease subunit — translation MILSDLSIKKPVFAWMLMIGLIAFGAVGFNRMGVSQLPDVDFPVLSVSIDWEGAAPEVIETEITDVIEDAVMSVQGIQEVSSTSRQGSARVTLEFELSKDIDVALQEVQSKLAQAQRLLPRDADPAVVSKSNPEDQPIMWLAVSGDKPRRDLMEYVRDHVKDRFTTVPGVAEVFLGGYVEPNLRVWLDADRLRARELAAEDILRAIEAQHAEVPAGRIETGRQELNVRVLGEAATVDEFRRIIVPSRSGSPIYRTLRLGDVAEVEDGLADVRRISRVNGVSAVGLGIRKQRGANAVSVAKAVKERMAAVQKDLPAGLTVGVNFDTTQFIEESVHELVTTLVLAAVLTSIVCWVFLGSFSSALNVILAIPTSIIGAFILLYFFGFTLNTFTLLGLSLCVGIVVDDAIMVLENIVRHREAGQSRVKAALIGAREITFAALAATVAILAIFVPVIFMKGIVGKFLYQFGVTLSVAVSLSLLEALTLAPMRCSQFLEVGHSTALGRGVDRVMKSLAQLYARSLHAVLAWRWTVVGVATLVFVLSLGLAKSLKKEFVPSQDQSRFLIRVQTALGTSLEVTDEAMRRVEAALAARPEIEKYFGAVGGFGGGDVNSGMMFVTMKPKGRRPVAEPFRRAPGQPELIDHLRKELKKIEGIQRVSVQDLSQSGFTSQRGYPVEFSLRGRDFDKMGEITEGLMKKMVDSGLMVDIDTDYRLGMPEVRVAPDREKANERGVTVASIANTINAMIGGVRAGKYTRGGKRYDIRLRLADADRRRPADIGKIFVRNNRGELVRLSDVVSLVEKPTLLTITRKNRERSIGLFANVATGKSQGEALAFVEGLGRSLPEGYRIVFSGSAQTYKESFQSLMFALVLGLFVAYMVLGAQFNSFIHPFTVLLALPFSVTGAFLALKLTGITLNIYSMIGLLLLMGIVKKNSILLVEFTNERRKLGRDVHSALLEACPVRLRPILMTSVSTIAGAIPAALSLGAGSETVRPMAVVVIGGMIASTLLTLFVVPAAYSLLARLQSHRHDKDLKEALVELGEFESGGR, via the coding sequence GTGATCCTTTCCGACCTCTCCATCAAAAAACCCGTTTTCGCCTGGATGCTGATGATCGGGTTGATCGCTTTCGGCGCGGTCGGTTTCAACCGCATGGGCGTCAGTCAACTGCCGGACGTCGATTTCCCCGTCTTGTCTGTTTCCATCGATTGGGAGGGCGCGGCGCCGGAAGTGATCGAGACCGAAATCACCGACGTGATCGAGGACGCGGTCATGAGCGTCCAAGGTATCCAGGAGGTGTCCTCGACGTCCCGGCAGGGCAGCGCCCGGGTGACCCTCGAATTTGAATTGTCCAAGGACATCGACGTCGCCCTTCAGGAAGTTCAATCCAAGCTGGCCCAGGCCCAGCGGTTGTTGCCCCGGGACGCCGACCCGGCGGTGGTGTCGAAGTCGAACCCCGAGGACCAGCCCATCATGTGGTTGGCCGTCTCGGGGGACAAGCCCCGGCGGGACCTGATGGAATATGTCCGGGACCACGTGAAGGACCGGTTCACCACCGTGCCCGGGGTGGCCGAGGTTTTCCTGGGCGGTTATGTGGAGCCCAATCTGCGCGTCTGGCTGGACGCCGACCGGTTGCGCGCCCGGGAACTCGCCGCCGAGGACATTCTGCGCGCCATCGAAGCCCAGCACGCCGAGGTGCCCGCCGGGCGCATCGAGACCGGCCGGCAGGAGCTGAACGTCCGGGTCCTGGGCGAGGCGGCCACGGTCGACGAATTCCGCCGGATCATCGTCCCGTCCCGCAGCGGGTCGCCCATCTACCGCACCCTCCGCTTGGGCGACGTCGCCGAGGTGGAGGACGGCCTGGCGGACGTGCGGCGCATTTCCCGGGTAAACGGCGTTTCGGCGGTGGGGTTGGGCATCCGCAAACAGCGGGGGGCCAACGCCGTGTCCGTGGCCAAGGCCGTGAAGGAACGGATGGCGGCGGTTCAAAAAGACCTTCCGGCGGGTCTCACCGTGGGTGTCAATTTCGACACCACCCAATTCATTGAAGAGTCGGTCCACGAGTTGGTGACGACCTTGGTCCTCGCGGCCGTGCTCACCTCCATCGTCTGTTGGGTTTTTCTGGGGTCCTTCAGCTCCGCCTTGAACGTGATTCTGGCCATTCCGACGTCCATCATCGGGGCGTTCATCTTGCTGTATTTCTTCGGCTTCACCTTGAACACCTTCACCCTGCTGGGCCTGTCGTTGTGCGTGGGCATCGTCGTGGACGACGCCATCATGGTGTTGGAGAACATCGTGCGCCACCGGGAAGCGGGGCAGTCCCGCGTCAAAGCCGCCCTGATCGGCGCCCGCGAAATCACCTTCGCCGCCCTGGCGGCCACCGTCGCGATCCTCGCCATTTTCGTTCCCGTGATCTTCATGAAGGGCATCGTGGGCAAATTCCTTTACCAGTTCGGTGTCACGCTGTCCGTGGCGGTCTCCCTGTCGTTGCTGGAGGCCTTGACCCTGGCGCCCATGCGGTGTTCCCAGTTCCTCGAGGTGGGCCACAGCACCGCCCTGGGGCGCGGGGTGGACCGGGTGATGAAATCCCTGGCGCAACTCTACGCACGATCCCTCCATGCCGTCCTGGCGTGGCGGTGGACGGTGGTCGGGGTCGCCACGCTCGTTTTCGTCCTCTCGTTGGGGTTGGCCAAATCCCTGAAAAAAGAATTTGTGCCGTCCCAGGACCAGAGCCGGTTTCTGATCCGCGTTCAAACCGCTCTCGGCACCTCGCTGGAGGTCACCGACGAGGCCATGCGCCGGGTCGAGGCGGCCCTGGCCGCCCGTCCGGAAATCGAAAAGTATTTCGGCGCCGTGGGGGGCTTCGGCGGCGGGGACGTCAACAGCGGCATGATGTTCGTCACCATGAAACCCAAGGGCCGGCGGCCGGTCGCGGAGCCGTTCCGGCGGGCCCCGGGCCAGCCCGAACTCATCGACCATTTGCGCAAGGAATTGAAAAAGATCGAGGGCATCCAGCGCGTCAGCGTTCAAGACCTGTCCCAGTCGGGGTTCACGTCCCAACGGGGGTACCCGGTGGAATTTTCCCTGCGTGGGCGCGACTTCGACAAGATGGGGGAGATCACCGAGGGGCTCATGAAAAAAATGGTCGACTCCGGGCTCATGGTCGACATCGACACCGATTACCGGCTGGGCATGCCCGAAGTACGCGTCGCCCCCGACCGGGAAAAGGCCAACGAACGGGGCGTCACGGTGGCCTCCATCGCCAACACCATCAACGCCATGATCGGCGGCGTCCGCGCCGGCAAATACACCCGGGGCGGCAAACGCTACGACATCCGCCTCCGGCTGGCCGACGCCGACCGCCGCCGGCCCGCGGACATCGGGAAAATCTTTGTCCGCAACAACCGGGGCGAACTGGTTCGGTTGTCGGACGTGGTGTCCCTGGTGGAAAAACCCACGCTACTCACCATCACCCGCAAAAACCGGGAGCGATCCATCGGCTTGTTCGCCAACGTGGCGACGGGGAAATCCCAGGGCGAGGCGTTGGCGTTCGTCGAGGGGCTGGGCCGCTCCCTGCCGGAGGGCTACCGCATCGTCTTTTCGGGGAGTGCCCAGACCTACAAGGAATCCTTTCAAAGTTTGATGTTCGCCCTGGTGTTGGGCCTCTTCGTGGCCTACATGGTGCTGGGCGCGCAGTTCAACAGCTTTATCCACCCGTTCACGGTGCTCCTGGCGCTCCCTTTTAGCGTCACGGGGGCCTTCCTCGCGCTCAAGCTGACGGGCATCACGCTCAACATCTACAGTATGATCGGCCTTCTTCTCTTGATGGGCATCGTGAAAAAGAACTCCATTTTGCTCGTCGAGTTCACGAACGAACGGCGCAAATTGGGGCGGGACGTGCACTCCGCCCTGTTGGAGGCCTGTCCCGTCCGGCTGCGCCCGATCTTGATGACCTCGGTGTCCACGATCGCCGGGGCGATTCCGGCGGCCCTGTCCCTGGGGGCGGGGTCCGAAACCGTGCGGCCCATGGCCGTGGTCGTGATCGGGGGCATGATCGCCTCGACCCTCTTGACTCTCTTCGTGGTGCCCGCCGCCTACAGTTTGTTGGCGAGGCTCCAAAGCCACCGTCACGACAAAGATTTAAAGGAAGCCCTTGTCGAATTGGGTGAATTCGAGAGCGGCGGTCGATGA
- a CDS encoding TolC family protein produces the protein MRSLLSGLIILLMVPRARAGDVLTLSRITDAALAQSETIGLSEEAVRRAEAGVTELRAAVLPRLGVRGTERIQDVSGVPVGSNSTFTRRERPEASVYARQTLFAGFREFAALKAQNALAAARAGDLAAARLRLREDIARVFYTVVESDLEIVSLESLAALTRERAVELRKRTTIGRSRQSEVLSTDAQIADLDARLVAARGRRAVGLEILRSFTGKDVAGVADDAPPAGPPPALAACLAALPARPDLLAAQNEAAAQRQWAASVRRTRWPTVSAEGNYYLKRTGFNEPINWDVLLSLDAPLYTGGAVTGAVRGAESDRRAADLRLRRARREAERELRERYQNLSTLLAQADALARAAVLAENHHRELAREYRLGLVTNLDVLSAMNSWQEARHALAVARTEAKNALLLLGLSMGRVP, from the coding sequence ATGCGATCCCTCCTGAGCGGTTTAATCATTCTTTTAATGGTCCCCCGCGCGCGCGCGGGAGACGTCTTGACGTTGTCTCGGATCACCGACGCCGCCCTCGCTCAAAGCGAAACCATCGGCCTTTCCGAAGAGGCCGTCCGCCGGGCGGAGGCGGGCGTCACGGAATTGCGCGCGGCTGTTTTGCCCCGCCTGGGCGTGCGCGGGACGGAGCGGATTCAAGACGTCAGCGGCGTGCCCGTCGGATCCAACAGCACTTTCACCCGGCGGGAGCGGCCCGAAGCCAGCGTGTACGCGCGCCAGACCCTGTTCGCGGGGTTCCGGGAATTCGCGGCTCTCAAAGCCCAAAACGCCCTCGCCGCGGCGCGCGCCGGGGACTTGGCCGCCGCCCGCTTGCGCCTGCGCGAGGACATCGCCCGGGTGTTCTACACCGTCGTGGAAAGCGATCTCGAAATCGTCAGTTTGGAATCCCTCGCGGCCTTAACCCGGGAGCGGGCGGTGGAACTGCGCAAGAGGACGACCATCGGCCGTTCCCGCCAAAGCGAAGTCCTTTCCACCGACGCCCAAATCGCCGACTTGGACGCACGCCTCGTCGCCGCGCGCGGACGACGGGCCGTGGGCCTGGAGATCCTGCGATCTTTTACGGGGAAAGACGTCGCGGGCGTGGCCGACGACGCTCCCCCCGCGGGACCGCCGCCCGCGCTGGCGGCGTGCCTCGCCGCCTTGCCCGCGCGGCCCGATTTGCTGGCCGCCCAAAACGAAGCGGCGGCCCAGCGCCAATGGGCGGCCTCGGTTCGACGCACGCGGTGGCCGACCGTGAGCGCCGAGGGAAATTATTATTTGAAGCGCACCGGTTTTAACGAACCCATCAACTGGGACGTCCTCCTTTCGTTGGACGCGCCCCTTTACACGGGTGGGGCCGTGACCGGTGCCGTGCGGGGCGCGGAATCCGACCGCCGCGCGGCGGACCTGCGCTTGCGCCGCGCCCGGCGCGAGGCCGAGCGCGAGCTCCGGGAGCGGTACCAAAATCTGTCGACCCTTCTGGCCCAGGCCGACGCTTTGGCCCGGGCCGCCGTCTTGGCCGAGAACCACCACCGCGAGTTGGCGCGGGAGTATCGGTTGGGTCTCGTGACCAACCTGGACGTGCTGAGCGCCATGAACAGTTGGCAGGAGGCCCGCCACGCCCTCGCGGTCGCCCGCACCGAGGCCAAAAACGCCCTGCTTTTGTTGGGTTTGTCGATGGGGCGGGTCCCGTGA